GAGTTCGCGAAGACGATCCGTCAGGCGCGTGGTGTGGTGTCGGCCGGTGCGACCCGTACCGCCCCGCTCTCCGTGCAGTCCGACGACTCCGTCGACGAGGGCGCGCAGACGCTGTCCGCCGCCGAGGCGAAGGCGGCCGCGGCCGCCGCCACGGACGGTCAGGACCCGCTGGAGCCCCTGCAGTGGGACCTCCCGGCGATCAAGGCCGACAAGGCCCACCAGAAGACCCTCGGCAGCAGCCGGGTCACCGTCGGCATCATCGACACCGGTGTCGACGACACCCACCCGGACCTGGCGCCGAACTTCGACGCCGCCGCGTCCGCCAACTGCGTGTCCGGCAAGCCGGACACCACCGCCGGCTCGTGGCGTCCGATGAAGGGCGAGAGCGACCACGGCACGCACGTGGCGGGCACCATCGGCGCCGCCAAGAACGGCGTCGGCATCACGGGTGTCGCGCCGGGCGTGAAGCTCGCCGGCATCAAGGTGTCCACCCCGGACGGCTTCTTCTACACCGAGGCCGTGGTCTGTGGCTTCGTGTGGGCGGCCGAGCACGGCGTCGACATCACGAACAACAGCTACTACACCGACCCGTGGATGTTCGCCTGCAAGAACGACGAGGACCAGAAGGCCCTCATCGAGGCGGTCACCCGCGCGACCCGGTACGCGGAGAAGAAGGGCACGGTCAACGTCGCCGCGGCCGGCAACTCCAAGTTCGACCTGGCGGCCGACAAGATCACGGACACGACCAGCCCGAACGACACCACGGCTGTCCCCCGTGACATCGACCCGTCGGAGTGCTTCGACTACCCGGCCATGCTGCCGGGCGTCGTGACGGTCTCCGCGACCGGCGCCAAGGACCTGAAGGCGTCCTACTCCAACTACGGTCTCGGTGTGATCGACGTCGCCGCCCCCGGCGGTGACCGCACCGAGTACCAGACGCCGAACGCCCCGGCGGTCAACGGCCGCATCCTGTCGACCACGGTCGACGGCGGCTACAACTACAAGGCCGGTACGTCGATGGCCTCGCCGCACGCGGCGGGTGTCCTGGCGCTCATCAAGTCGACGCACCCCTACGCGAGCCCGGCGGCGCTGAAGGCGCTGCTGTACGCGCAGGCCGACGACCGCGCCTGCACCAACCCGTACGACATCGAGGGCGACGGCAAGATCGACGCCGTCTGCGAGGGTGGCGTGAACAAGAACGGCTTCTACGGGGCCGGTCTGATCGACGCGCTGGACGCCGTGAAGTAAGCGGTACGCGTGGACGAGGGCCCTGGTGTGGTGTGCCACACCGGGGCCCTTGCGCGTGGCACGGGTGGCACTCAGTGCCACACTGCTGATCATGGACAACACAGTGCGCACGAGTACGGAGTTGCTGTGGTCGGCCCTGGGCGGCGATCCCGCCCTCGTCGACCGGGTGGAGTACGGCGGGGTGTCCGGGCTGCTGCCCGCGCGGCTTCCGGTGATGGACCTGGCACGCGGCGCGGTCGCGGCCTGCTCGCTCGCCGCGGTGGAGCACGCGGGGCTTCCGGGGCCGGTGCGGGTGGACGACGGGGCCGTCGCCACCGCCTTCGTGAGCGAGCGTCATCTGCGGGTCGACGGGCGGGCGCCGGTGAACTTCGCGCCGCTCTCCCGCTTCTGGCGTGCGGCCGACGGGTGGGTCCGTACGCACGCCAACTACCCCCACCACCGAGCGGCGTTGCTCGCGGCGCTCGGGGTCCCGGACTCGGTGGAGGCCGTCGCGGCGGCGATCGGGGAGCGGAAGGCCGTCGAGGTCGAGACGGCGGTGTACGCGGCCGGGGGCCTGGCCGTCGCCCTGCGGACGCCCGAGGAATGGGCGGCGGGCGAGCAGGGCCGGGAGGTGGCGGCGCGGCCGCTGCTGACCCGGGAGCGGCTGGACGAGGCGGCGCCCCGGGCCGCGGCCGGGCGGCCGCTGCGGGTCCTCGACCTGACCCGGGTGATCGCCGGTCCGGTCGCGACCCGGACGCTCGCGCTGCTCGGCGCGGACGTGCTGCGGATCGACCCGCCGGGGAACCCGGAACTGCCGGACCAGCACGCGGACACGGGCGTCGGCAAGCGGACGGCGGCGCTGGATCTGGACCGTCCGTCGGACCGGCGGACGTTCGAAGAACTCCTCGACTCCGCCGACGTGCTGGTGACCGGCTACCGGCCGGGCGCGCTGGACCGGTTCGACCTGGAGCGGCCGGGCCTGGTGACCGCCCGGCTCTCCGCCTGGGGCGACTACGGGCCGTGGGGCGGGCGGCGCGGCTTCGACTCCCTGGTGCAGGTGGCGACGGGCATCGCGGTCACGGAGGGCTCGGCCTCGGAGCCGGGTGCGCTGCCGGCTCAGGCGCTGGACCACGGCACGGGGTATCTGCTTGCGGCGGCGGTGCTGCGGTCGCTGACGGAGCAGCGCCAGGAGGGCGGCAGCCGGCTCGTCCGCATGGCCCTGGCCCAGACGGGCCACTGGCTGACGCACTCGCTGCCGCGGTACGAGCCGGAGCGGTACCTCGTCGAGACGGAGGGCCCGCTGGGGCGGCTGCGGCACGCGGTGTCGCCGGTCTCGTACGAGGACGGTCCGGCTTCCTGGACCCGGCCCCCGGGCGTCGCGGGGACGGACGCGCCGGAGTGGGCCGGGGCCTGAGGTCTGGCCGACGGCGGGCCGGGGGCCCGCCGTCGGTGCGTGCTACGGCTTGACGAGGACCTTCAGGGCCGTGCGCTCGTCCATGGCCCGGTAGCCCGACGGGACTCCGTCCAGGCCCACCGTCAGGTCGAAGACCGGCGAGGGGTCGACGGCGCCGGAGAGGACGTCCGGGAGGAGTTCCGGGATGTAGGCGCGGACCGGGGCGACGCCGCCGCGGAGGGCGATGTTGCGGTCGAACATGACCGACAGGTCGAGGCCGGTGCCGCTGCCGTGCGGGACGCCGACGTAGCCGATGGAGCCGCCGTCGCGGGCGATCGCGACCGCCGTGCGCATCGACTGCTCGGTGCCGACGGCCTCGATGACGCCGTGGGCGCCCTGGCCGCCGGTGAGCTCGCGGACGGCGGCCTCGGCGGCCTCGCCGCGCTCGGCGACCACGTCGGTGGCGCCGAAGGCACGGGCGATGTCGGTACGGGCGGTGTGCCGGCCCAGCGCGATGATCCGCTCCGCGCCGAGCCGCTTGGCGGCCAGGACGCCGCAGAGG
This is a stretch of genomic DNA from Streptomyces sp. R44. It encodes these proteins:
- a CDS encoding CoA transferase, which produces MDNTVRTSTELLWSALGGDPALVDRVEYGGVSGLLPARLPVMDLARGAVAACSLAAVEHAGLPGPVRVDDGAVATAFVSERHLRVDGRAPVNFAPLSRFWRAADGWVRTHANYPHHRAALLAALGVPDSVEAVAAAIGERKAVEVETAVYAAGGLAVALRTPEEWAAGEQGREVAARPLLTRERLDEAAPRAAAGRPLRVLDLTRVIAGPVATRTLALLGADVLRIDPPGNPELPDQHADTGVGKRTAALDLDRPSDRRTFEELLDSADVLVTGYRPGALDRFDLERPGLVTARLSAWGDYGPWGGRRGFDSLVQVATGIAVTEGSASEPGALPAQALDHGTGYLLAAAVLRSLTEQRQEGGSRLVRMALAQTGHWLTHSLPRYEPERYLVETEGPLGRLRHAVSPVSYEDGPASWTRPPGVAGTDAPEWAGA
- a CDS encoding S8 family serine peptidase gives rise to the protein MAHLGSRRGRALALPVGLALTASLGFLAPGAASAAELSDAPATVAAFSGPKLSYVVNVEGGRWTASSVKKAIAAAGGEVVISYDQIGVIVVHSQNPEFAKTIRQARGVVSAGATRTAPLSVQSDDSVDEGAQTLSAAEAKAAAAAATDGQDPLEPLQWDLPAIKADKAHQKTLGSSRVTVGIIDTGVDDTHPDLAPNFDAAASANCVSGKPDTTAGSWRPMKGESDHGTHVAGTIGAAKNGVGITGVAPGVKLAGIKVSTPDGFFYTEAVVCGFVWAAEHGVDITNNSYYTDPWMFACKNDEDQKALIEAVTRATRYAEKKGTVNVAAAGNSKFDLAADKITDTTSPNDTTAVPRDIDPSECFDYPAMLPGVVTVSATGAKDLKASYSNYGLGVIDVAAPGGDRTEYQTPNAPAVNGRILSTTVDGGYNYKAGTSMASPHAAGVLALIKSTHPYASPAALKALLYAQADDRACTNPYDIEGDGKIDAVCEGGVNKNGFYGAGLIDALDAVK